The following are from one region of the Halarcobacter sp. genome:
- a CDS encoding ABC transporter substrate-binding protein: MLNFVKKAALVSVLAASFLSSANAQKTELTMYYPVSVGGPLTKIVDSMVEEFEKKNPDIDVNAIYAGNYNDARIKSLAALKAGKPAQLAVMFSIDTYDLIEQNAIVPFSDILKSEEDKKWLNSFYPALMENGTTLGKVWAVPFQRSTIVMYYNKDAFKKAGLDPEQPPKNWDELASMGKKLTNDDQWGVMIPSTGYPYWMFGALAKQNGEVLMNGDGTKTYFDNPKVVDALQYWKDLSHKYNVMPQGTIEWGTLRKNFLSGKTAMMWHSTGNLTAVKKNATFDFGVAMLPANEMRGTPTGGGNFYIFKKTTPEQRAASIKLIKFMTSPENSAKWSKGTGYIGISQASYDTPTLKKYVEEFPPAKVARDQLKYATAELSTYQTGRIRKILDDTIQAVLTDKKDAKEALNEAQNQATRLLRNYQ, encoded by the coding sequence ATGTTAAATTTTGTTAAAAAAGCAGCATTAGTAAGTGTTTTAGCTGCGAGTTTTTTATCAAGTGCAAATGCACAAAAAACTGAACTTACAATGTATTATCCAGTTTCAGTTGGTGGTCCACTTACAAAAATAGTAGATTCAATGGTTGAAGAGTTTGAGAAAAAAAATCCAGATATTGATGTAAATGCAATCTATGCAGGTAATTATAATGATGCTAGAATTAAATCACTTGCAGCTTTAAAAGCTGGAAAACCTGCACAATTAGCTGTAATGTTTTCAATTGATACTTATGATTTAATAGAACAAAATGCAATAGTGCCTTTTTCTGATATTTTAAAATCTGAAGAAGATAAAAAATGGTTAAACTCTTTTTATCCAGCATTAATGGAAAATGGAACAACATTAGGTAAGGTTTGGGCTGTACCATTTCAAAGATCAACTATTGTGATGTATTATAATAAAGATGCTTTCAAAAAAGCTGGTCTTGATCCAGAACAACCACCAAAAAATTGGGATGAATTAGCATCTATGGGTAAAAAACTTACAAATGATGATCAATGGGGAGTTATGATTCCATCAACTGGTTATCCTTACTGGATGTTTGGTGCACTAGCAAAACAAAATGGTGAAGTTCTTATGAATGGAGATGGTACAAAAACATATTTTGACAATCCAAAAGTTGTAGATGCTTTACAATACTGGAAAGATTTATCACATAAATATAATGTAATGCCTCAAGGAACAATTGAGTGGGGAACACTTAGAAAAAATTTCTTAAGTGGGAAAACTGCTATGATGTGGCACTCAACAGGAAACTTAACTGCTGTTAAAAAGAATGCTACTTTTGATTTTGGTGTAGCTATGCTTCCAGCTAATGAGATGAGAGGAACACCAACAGGTGGAGGAAACTTTTATATCTTCAAAAAAACAACTCCTGAGCAAAGAGCTGCTTCAATAAAATTAATTAAATTTATGACAAGCCCTGAAAACTCAGCAAAATGGTCAAAAGGTACAGGATATATTGGTATTTCACAAGCTTCATACGATACACCTACACTTAAAAAATATGTTGAAGAGTTCCCACCAGCAAAAGTTGCAAGGGATCAGTTAAAATATGCAACAGCTGAATTATCAACTTATCAAACAGGAAGAATTAGAAAAATTCTTGATGATACAATTCAAGCAGTATTAACAGATAAAAAAGATGCGAAAGAAGCTTTAAATGAAGCTCAAAATCAAGCAACTAGATTATTAAGAAATTACCAATAA
- a CDS encoding ABC transporter ATP-binding protein, with product MPYIELKNICKRYGNKTVIENLNFKIKKGSFTVLLGPSGCGKSTTLRMIAGLEKISSGQILINKKDVSKLNPSKRGISMVFQSYALFPHLSVEENILFGLKVRKVEKKEREKRLKKVVKLVGLEGLLENKPSQLSGGQKQRVALARAFVAKNKICLMDEPLSNLDAKLRHEMRIEIKKLQQQLEMTVLYVTHDQTEAMSMADHIILLNKGEIEQEGKPEELYENVASTFVGRFIGTPPMNIINIKKEKEKVLIENQELKSTYSSRITEDIDFLGVRPEDIYFEENNIGFCGQIVYKDYHGSDTILGIQTLNDNLTNPILMRIQKADNYKNGDRVWINWSEAKVNFFNSHGERRDILS from the coding sequence ATGCCATATATAGAACTAAAAAATATATGTAAGAGATACGGCAATAAAACTGTAATTGAAAATCTAAATTTTAAAATAAAAAAAGGAAGTTTTACTGTTTTATTAGGACCTTCTGGTTGTGGTAAATCAACAACTTTAAGAATGATTGCTGGATTAGAAAAGATAAGCTCTGGTCAAATTTTAATAAATAAAAAAGATGTATCAAAGTTAAATCCTTCAAAAAGAGGAATATCAATGGTGTTTCAATCTTATGCCCTATTTCCCCATTTAAGTGTTGAGGAGAATATATTATTTGGACTAAAGGTGAGAAAAGTTGAAAAAAAAGAAAGGGAAAAAAGACTTAAAAAAGTTGTAAAACTTGTAGGACTTGAAGGCTTACTTGAAAATAAACCCTCACAACTCTCTGGTGGTCAAAAACAAAGGGTTGCTTTAGCAAGGGCTTTTGTGGCCAAAAACAAAATCTGCCTTATGGATGAACCCTTATCAAATCTTGATGCGAAACTTAGACATGAGATGAGAATTGAGATAAAAAAACTACAACAACAATTGGAAATGACAGTTTTATATGTAACCCATGACCAAACTGAAGCTATGAGTATGGCTGACCATATTATATTATTAAATAAAGGAGAGATTGAACAAGAGGGAAAACCAGAAGAGTTATATGAAAATGTCGCTAGTACTTTTGTAGGTAGATTTATTGGAACACCTCCAATGAACATAATAAATATAAAAAAGGAAAAAGAAAAAGTATTAATAGAGAATCAAGAGTTAAAATCAACTTATTCAAGCCGTATTACTGAAGATATAGATTTTCTTGGAGTTCGTCCTGAAGATATATATTTTGAAGAAAATAATATTGGTTTTTGTGGTCAGATAGTTTATAAAGACTATCATGGTTCAGATACTATTTTAGGTATTCAAACTTTAAATGACAACTTAACAAATCCAATATTAATGAGAATACAAAAAGCTGATAACTATAAAAATGGTGATAGGGTTTGGATAAATTGGAGTGAAGCTAAAGTTAATTTCTTTAATTCACATGGTGAGAGAAGAGATATCTTATCTTAA
- a CDS encoding DeoR/GlpR family DNA-binding transcription regulator, with amino-acid sequence MKPKERQAYILEKVRQEKFASVEDLSNIFEVTVQSIRKDINDLCKKGLLRRIYGGVEIPAKTDNISYTSRKIIHYDEKRIIANMIAKQIPNNSSLFFSIGTTPEIIAKELINHKNLKIFTNNINVALVCCENPSFEIVLHGGLIRNKHRDIVGNDVENFFSSYSVDFGIFGVGAIEDDGSLLDFTHEEIKARETIYKFSKKVFLAADSSKFERKAYIRGGNISMVDNFFCDKKPSENICKILESNGVKLTYPDTKGVR; translated from the coding sequence ATGAAACCAAAAGAGAGACAAGCATATATCTTAGAAAAAGTTAGACAAGAAAAATTTGCATCAGTTGAAGACTTAAGTAATATTTTTGAAGTAACAGTTCAATCAATAAGAAAAGATATTAATGATTTATGTAAAAAAGGTTTACTTAGAAGAATCTATGGTGGGGTTGAGATACCTGCAAAAACTGATAATATCTCATATACAAGCAGAAAAATAATCCACTATGATGAAAAAAGAATAATTGCAAACATGATTGCAAAACAAATACCTAATAATAGTTCACTTTTTTTCTCTATAGGTACAACGCCAGAAATAATTGCAAAAGAGTTAATAAATCATAAAAATCTAAAAATATTTACAAATAATATAAATGTTGCTCTTGTATGTTGTGAAAATCCAAGTTTCGAAATAGTATTGCATGGTGGTTTGATTAGAAATAAACATAGAGATATTGTTGGAAATGATGTAGAGAATTTTTTTAGTTCATATAGTGTTGATTTTGGAATATTTGGAGTTGGAGCTATAGAAGATGATGGTTCTTTACTTGATTTTACCCATGAAGAGATAAAAGCTAGAGAAACAATATATAAGTTTAGTAAGAAAGTATTTTTAGCAGCTGATTCTTCAAAATTTGAAAGAAAAGCATATATAAGAGGTGGAAATATATCTATGGTAGATAACTTCTTTTGTGATAAAAAGCCTTCAGAAAATATTTGCAAAATACTTGAAAGTAATGGAGTCAAACTAACTTATCCAGACACAAAAGGAGTTAGATAA
- a CDS encoding TetR/AcrR family transcriptional regulator, whose translation MPSKEEKKNTIIENSLKLFSKNGFYNTTIPDIAKSMKMSVGNMYNYFKSKEELAKYAIKYSTNVLAKELKAINQMDITSKEKIFIFTKKYLQSVKKSPEVIEYFLRVYLSNREVFAEGCEGFLCVSEFVTEVMILLDEGAAKKEFRQQEFFPAFAMIMGALGGFAFLSGEKVLDKDILTYSDEVAENIYRALKYED comes from the coding sequence TTGCCATCTAAAGAAGAGAAAAAGAATACTATTATTGAAAACTCTTTGAAACTATTTTCTAAAAATGGTTTTTATAATACAACAATCCCTGATATTGCTAAGTCAATGAAGATGAGTGTTGGTAATATGTACAACTACTTCAAATCTAAAGAGGAGTTGGCAAAATATGCTATAAAATACTCTACAAATGTATTGGCTAAAGAACTAAAAGCAATTAACCAAATGGATATAACTTCAAAAGAGAAGATATTTATTTTTACTAAAAAATATTTACAAAGTGTAAAAAAGTCACCTGAAGTGATAGAATATTTTTTAAGGGTATACCTTTCAAACAGAGAAGTATTTGCTGAAGGTTGTGAAGGGTTTTTATGCGTAAGTGAATTTGTAACTGAAGTTATGATATTACTAGATGAAGGTGCAGCCAAAAAAGAGTTTAGACAACAAGAATTTTTTCCAGCTTTTGCCATGATTATGGGAGCTTTAGGAGGATTTGCATTTCTTTCAGGAGAAAAAGTTTTAGACAAGGATATTTTAACGTACTCTGATGAGGTAGCAGAAAACATCTACAGAGCACTTAAATATGAAGACTAA
- a CDS encoding Ni/Fe hydrogenase, protein MKTKKPKVLWLQAITCNGNTHSFLSANDNRMKLFLDSFDLIYHPSLTTDLTITDIVKKSIEIDFLLVEGAITSDTHFFSTSGFSSHDLFNKLVKQTKYLVAVGSCASYGGIHAKFEQNSDIRGIKDSLDSENMYILNHPIVNLTGCPVNPEWIFQTLFSLKDFGKIMLDDEGRPKELYYSLAHHGCTRNEYFEWKIEGHFGQKEGCLFYDQGCRGPMTHSNCNKILWNDVNSKTRAGMPCIGCTEFDFPRENMLETKKNIGIPDEVPLGVTKRAYLSAAGVAKTFKIDRLHKKLI, encoded by the coding sequence ATGAAGACTAAAAAGCCAAAAGTTTTATGGCTTCAAGCCATAACTTGTAATGGTAATACTCACTCTTTTTTGAGTGCCAATGATAATAGAATGAAACTATTTTTAGATAGTTTTGATTTGATTTATCATCCTTCATTAACTACAGATTTAACAATTACTGATATTGTAAAAAAAAGTATTGAGATAGATTTTTTATTAGTTGAAGGAGCTATCACATCTGATACACACTTTTTTTCAACATCTGGATTCTCATCACACGATTTATTTAACAAGTTAGTAAAACAAACAAAATATTTAGTTGCAGTTGGTTCTTGTGCTTCATATGGTGGAATACATGCTAAGTTTGAACAAAATAGTGATATTAGAGGGATTAAAGATTCTTTAGATTCTGAAAATATGTATATATTAAATCATCCAATTGTAAATTTAACAGGTTGTCCTGTAAATCCAGAATGGATTTTCCAAACTCTTTTTTCACTAAAAGATTTTGGAAAAATCATGCTTGATGATGAGGGTCGTCCAAAAGAGTTATATTATAGCTTAGCCCACCATGGATGTACTAGAAATGAATATTTTGAATGGAAAATAGAGGGACATTTTGGTCAAAAAGAGGGTTGTCTTTTTTATGACCAAGGCTGCCGTGGTCCTATGACTCATTCAAACTGTAATAAAATATTATGGAATGATGTGAACAGTAAAACTAGGGCTGGTATGCCATGTATTGGATGTACAGAATTTGATTTTCCAAGAGAAAATATGCTTGAAACTAAAAAGAACATAGGTATTCCAGATGAAGTGCCTTTAGGTGTTACTAAAAGAGCATATCTTTCAGCAGCTGGTGTTGCTAAAACATTTAAAATAGATAGACTTCACAAAAAACTTATATAG
- a CDS encoding nickel-dependent hydrogenase large subunit — MKTVDIIERIEGEAKLVCSWKDNLIEDARIEFLNFRGFEYILENKAPLDALVYTPRICGICGQAHLKATVEALESIYEAVDYKVELTKKAEILREIGLNIEIIDSHIKWFYMFIMPDMIKLSNKDFSSYEPLKGEKWLKASSIASETIKALAIIGGQWPHTSYMIPGGVVSDPTLLDLSTMGNYLDNAIRFFEKDFAGVDLENYLSFSKVTDLDKITCDLKDFITLCFENNLENEGKSHNRHIVLTNSQLFKAGKSNKRLINKIDFERIKENNDYTFNLDKTKQSSQAYGWSKSVKYGENYYETGPLSRAIISKRKFISKVHEKYADSVLTRVLGRMDELAYLLYETRMMIKKIDVNENSFIKPNLSLNDIAQGKGIATVEASRGSLLHEIDIKDGKINKYNVITPTVWNLGPGSLTEPSIAQKAMIGNNSIKKAQIILRSFDVCSVCTTH, encoded by the coding sequence ATGAAAACAGTTGATATTATTGAAAGAATTGAAGGTGAAGCAAAGTTAGTTTGCTCTTGGAAAGATAATCTAATAGAAGATGCAAGAATTGAGTTTTTAAACTTTAGAGGATTTGAATATATACTTGAAAACAAAGCTCCACTTGATGCTTTAGTTTATACCCCAAGAATCTGTGGAATTTGTGGACAAGCTCATCTTAAAGCCACTGTTGAAGCCTTAGAATCTATTTACGAGGCAGTTGATTATAAAGTGGAACTTACAAAAAAAGCAGAAATTCTAAGAGAGATTGGTTTAAATATAGAAATAATAGATTCACATATAAAATGGTTTTATATGTTCATTATGCCTGATATGATTAAACTATCAAATAAAGATTTTTCTTCATATGAACCTTTAAAAGGTGAAAAATGGTTAAAGGCTTCATCTATTGCTAGTGAAACAATAAAGGCTTTAGCTATTATAGGAGGTCAATGGCCCCACACTTCATATATGATTCCAGGTGGAGTTGTAAGTGACCCCACACTTTTAGATTTATCAACAATGGGTAATTATTTAGATAATGCAATTAGATTTTTTGAAAAAGATTTTGCAGGTGTAGATTTAGAAAACTATTTAAGTTTTTCAAAAGTAACAGATTTAGACAAAATTACTTGTGATTTAAAAGATTTTATCACTTTATGCTTTGAAAACAATCTAGAAAATGAAGGGAAAAGCCATAATAGACATATTGTTTTAACAAATAGTCAATTGTTTAAAGCTGGAAAAAGTAATAAACGTTTAATAAATAAAATAGATTTTGAAAGAATTAAAGAGAATAACGATTACACATTTAATCTGGATAAAACAAAGCAATCTTCTCAAGCTTATGGATGGTCAAAAAGTGTTAAATATGGTGAGAACTATTATGAAACAGGACCTTTATCAAGAGCAATAATCTCAAAAAGAAAATTTATCTCAAAAGTTCATGAAAAATATGCTGATTCTGTTTTAACAAGAGTATTAGGAAGAATGGATGAATTAGCTTATTTGCTTTATGAAACTAGAATGATGATAAAAAAAATTGATGTTAATGAAAACTCATTTATAAAACCAAATCTATCTTTAAATGATATAGCCCAAGGGAAAGGTATCGCAACTGTTGAGGCAAGTAGAGGTTCACTCTTACATGAAATAGATATAAAAGATGGAAAAATCAATAAATATAACGTAATTACCCCAACTGTTTGGAACTTAGGACCTGGGAGTTTAACTGAACCTTCTATAGCTCAAAAGGCAATGATTGGAAATAATTCTATAAAAAAAGCTCAAATTATTTTAAGAAGTTTTGATGTTTGTTCTGTTTGTACTACTCATTAA
- a CDS encoding hydrogenase small subunit, with product MVDSHDMVKKVFTQNSARVDTNKGDAYYSKLFEKAKTRLEALKKQPALKDIDMMDIVESEGVNRRDFMKWASATTATLMLPPMFTPLVAEATELMNRVPVIWIELQDCAGNSEALLRSSAPTVDDLLFDVLSLEFHETIMAASGHQADAQLEDAIHHFKGKYLLFVEGAIPTAMNGQYGTIGASGETFQEHLERLSKDAAAVVAVGTCATFGGIPAAAPNPTGAVGVMDLVKGKPVINIPACPANPANMVGVVLHYVLTGQVPELDSLLRPKFAFGYRIHDNCERRAHFDAGEFVEEWGDEGAKNNFCLYKVGCKGPMTFNNCSIIRYNEGANWPVGVGRGCIGCSEPDFWDKYAYERPMADANIKAPTGGVEKTVDEFGLGLLTATTIGIGVHAVASAAIGKRTVHSEDGEE from the coding sequence ATGGTTGATTCTCATGACATGGTAAAAAAAGTTTTTACCCAGAATTCTGCTAGAGTCGATACAAATAAAGGTGATGCATATTATAGTAAGCTTTTTGAAAAAGCAAAAACTAGATTAGAGGCATTAAAAAAGCAACCAGCACTTAAAGATATAGATATGATGGATATCGTTGAGAGTGAAGGTGTAAATAGAAGAGATTTCATGAAGTGGGCAAGTGCAACAACTGCAACTTTAATGTTACCTCCTATGTTTACACCATTAGTTGCTGAGGCTACTGAACTTATGAATAGAGTTCCAGTAATTTGGATTGAGTTACAAGATTGTGCAGGTAACTCAGAAGCTTTATTAAGATCTTCTGCTCCAACAGTAGATGATTTATTATTTGATGTTTTAAGTTTAGAGTTCCATGAAACAATTATGGCTGCTTCTGGTCATCAAGCTGATGCTCAATTAGAGGATGCTATTCACCATTTCAAAGGTAAATATTTATTATTTGTAGAAGGAGCAATTCCTACAGCTATGAATGGTCAATATGGGACAATTGGTGCAAGTGGTGAAACTTTCCAAGAACACTTAGAAAGATTATCTAAAGATGCTGCTGCTGTTGTAGCTGTTGGTACATGTGCTACATTTGGTGGTATCCCTGCTGCTGCTCCAAATCCAACTGGTGCTGTTGGTGTAATGGATTTAGTTAAAGGTAAGCCAGTTATTAATATTCCTGCCTGTCCTGCGAATCCTGCAAATATGGTTGGTGTTGTTTTACATTATGTATTAACTGGACAAGTTCCTGAATTAGATTCTTTATTAAGACCTAAGTTTGCATTTGGTTATAGAATTCACGACAACTGTGAGAGAAGAGCTCACTTTGATGCTGGTGAATTTGTTGAAGAATGGGGAGATGAAGGTGCTAAAAACAATTTCTGTTTATATAAAGTTGGATGTAAAGGTCCAATGACATTTAATAACTGTTCAATTATTAGATATAACGAGGGTGCAAACTGGCCTGTTGGTGTTGGTCGTGGATGTATTGGTTGTTCTGAGCCTGATTTCTGGGATAAATATGCTTATGAAAGACCAATGGCAGATGCAAATATCAAAGCACCAACTGGTGGGGTTGAAAAAACAGTTGATGAGTTTGGTCTTGGATTATTAACAGCAACAACAATTGGTATAGGTGTACATGCAGTAGCAAGTGCTGCTATTGGAAAAAGAACAGTTCATAGTGAAGATGGAGAAGAGTAA
- a CDS encoding nickel-dependent hydrogenase large subunit, which produces MGKHVVIDPITRIEGHLRIEAVIDDNNVITDAFSSSTMFRGIEEILKGRDPRDCGLLAMRICGVCTGTHYQRSIEAVEHAFGVTIPKNARLVRNLMQGALYLHDHIVHFYHLHALDWVDITEALKADPKAAVAEAQKWAKVAGTRPWNASEDVFAEVQERVTKYVKQGRLGVFGNAYWGSKAYKLTPEQNLIGLSHYLDALELQRKIAKAQAIFGGKNPHPQSIVVGGVTCVQDIKNPARIAEFKDIIQLAQKFTKQAYLPDVYMAGTMYADEALAGVGGGLGNFMSYGDFNLDDTPFYEAKKLFPSGVVLNKDLSKVFELDQSKITEDVTHSWYEGNDNLHPFSGKTNPNYTGFKEKKDGIAYLDTDNKYSWIKSPLYDDQRMEVGPLARMIIGVASGDERITKYVTTFLKNGNLPTKVLFSTVGRTAGRAIETELMADVIIEWCDELAANAASGDLSTWTEFDFDKVSKDAQGYGMAEAPRGGLGHWVKIKDGKVANYQAVVPSTWNAAPKDYKGRMGAYEASLVGTKVVDPDQPLEIIRTVHSFDPCIACAVHIVDTKGKELAVYKVDPVGGCRA; this is translated from the coding sequence ATGGGTAAACACGTAGTAATAGATCCAATAACAAGGATTGAAGGACACTTAAGAATAGAAGCAGTAATTGATGATAATAATGTGATTACTGATGCGTTCAGTTCATCTACAATGTTTAGAGGAATTGAAGAGATTTTAAAAGGTAGAGATCCAAGAGACTGTGGTCTTTTAGCTATGAGAATCTGTGGAGTTTGTACAGGTACTCATTATCAAAGATCAATTGAAGCAGTTGAGCATGCATTTGGTGTAACAATTCCAAAAAATGCAAGACTTGTTAGAAATTTAATGCAAGGTGCATTATATCTACATGACCATATTGTACACTTCTATCATCTACACGCTTTAGACTGGGTAGATATTACTGAAGCTTTAAAAGCAGATCCAAAAGCAGCTGTAGCAGAAGCTCAAAAGTGGGCAAAAGTTGCTGGAACTAGACCATGGAATGCAAGTGAAGATGTATTTGCTGAAGTTCAAGAAAGAGTTACTAAATATGTAAAACAAGGAAGACTTGGAGTATTTGGAAACGCTTACTGGGGAAGTAAAGCATATAAATTAACTCCTGAGCAAAACCTTATTGGTCTTTCTCACTATTTAGATGCATTGGAATTACAAAGAAAAATTGCAAAAGCACAAGCTATATTTGGTGGTAAAAACCCACATCCACAATCAATTGTTGTTGGTGGGGTAACTTGTGTTCAAGATATTAAAAATCCTGCAAGAATTGCTGAGTTTAAAGATATTATCCAATTAGCTCAAAAATTTACTAAACAAGCATATCTTCCAGATGTTTATATGGCTGGTACTATGTATGCTGATGAAGCACTAGCTGGTGTTGGTGGTGGTTTAGGTAACTTTATGTCTTATGGAGATTTTAATCTTGATGATACTCCATTTTATGAAGCTAAAAAACTATTCCCAAGTGGTGTTGTTTTAAATAAAGATTTATCAAAAGTATTTGAGTTAGACCAATCTAAAATTACAGAAGATGTAACTCACTCATGGTATGAAGGTAATGATAATCTTCACCCATTTAGTGGTAAAACAAATCCTAACTATACTGGATTTAAAGAGAAAAAAGATGGTATTGCTTATTTAGATACTGATAACAAATATTCTTGGATTAAATCACCATTATATGATGATCAAAGAATGGAAGTGGGTCCATTAGCAAGGATGATTATTGGAGTTGCAAGTGGTGATGAAAGAATTACTAAATATGTAACTACATTCTTAAAAAATGGAAACTTACCAACAAAAGTATTATTCTCAACTGTAGGAAGAACAGCTGGTCGTGCTATTGAAACTGAATTAATGGCTGATGTTATTATTGAATGGTGTGATGAATTAGCTGCAAATGCTGCATCAGGTGATTTATCAACTTGGACTGAATTTGATTTTGATAAAGTTTCAAAAGATGCACAAGGTTATGGTATGGCAGAAGCTCCAAGAGGTGGTTTAGGTCACTGGGTTAAAATCAAAGATGGAAAAGTTGCAAACTATCAAGCAGTTGTTCCTTCAACTTGGAATGCAGCACCAAAAGATTATAAAGGTAGAATGGGAGCTTATGAAGCTTCTTTAGTTGGTACAAAAGTTGTAGACCCTGATCAACCACTAGAGATTATTAGAACAGTGCACAGTTTTGACCCTTGTATCGCTTGTGCAGTTCACATTGTAGATACAAAAGGTAAAGAATTGGCAGTATACAAAGTAGATCCAGTAGGAGGATGCCGTGCCTAA
- a CDS encoding cytochrome b/b6 domain-containing protein has protein sequence MKRVERMTPIMRTIHWMNAICMVVAVITGLYIGHPYYQSFIADPAVDKYVMAWNRWGHFIVAIIFDVTAILIGYLYLFSRFEKPYKKILPTKKNFIEFCEVFFNLITFNRRKKFDSEHSDSYNIMFFTLFHILLVFMLLTGLQMYVHGLASGTSSIGAWWPWILHLSTDWTLWVFGGNMGVRIAHHTAMYILIMWVMSHIYYQIWRTVFWREGDINIVFGGTKFVNKNIVNSKGEVESQGK, from the coding sequence ATGAAGCGGGTTGAGAGAATGACTCCAATCATGCGAACCATTCACTGGATGAATGCAATTTGTATGGTTGTTGCAGTCATAACCGGGCTATATATAGGTCATCCATATTATCAATCTTTTATTGCAGATCCTGCAGTTGATAAATATGTGATGGCATGGAATAGATGGGGACATTTTATTGTTGCCATTATATTTGATGTAACAGCAATTTTAATTGGTTACTTATATCTTTTTTCAAGATTTGAAAAACCTTATAAGAAGATATTACCAACTAAAAAGAATTTTATTGAGTTTTGTGAAGTATTTTTTAACTTAATTACTTTTAATAGAAGAAAGAAATTTGATTCAGAACATAGTGATAGTTATAATATTATGTTCTTTACACTATTTCATATTTTATTAGTATTTATGTTATTAACAGGTCTTCAAATGTATGTTCATGGTTTAGCATCTGGAACTAGTTCTATTGGAGCATGGTGGCCTTGGATTTTACATTTATCAACAGATTGGACACTTTGGGTATTTGGTGGAAATATGGGAGTTAGAATTGCTCATCATACTGCTATGTATATTTTAATTATGTGGGTTATGTCACATATTTATTATCAAATCTGGAGAACTGTTTTCTGGAGAGAAGGGGACATTAATATTGTATTTGGTGGAACTAAATTTGTTAACAAAAATATTGTTAACTCAAAAGGGGAAGTAGAATCACAAGGAAAATAG
- a CDS encoding HyaD/HybD family hydrogenase maturation endopeptidase — translation MKNIVIGVGNVLFKDEGVGIYASKYLEENFEFDDSLEIIEGGTLGFKLMTFFQEYDNVIILDTVSIEDKAGEIFRLPSDVLLGLGQYRKTAHEVEIVEMLEICSVLDKHAEVTILGIIPEDIESVDIGLTKTIEDRFDEYIAQALKELESVGIKMKRKDNKSIKQIAQELIGSYNGEHLNRIPNEEDTTWN, via the coding sequence ATGAAAAATATTGTTATTGGTGTAGGTAATGTACTATTTAAAGATGAGGGTGTAGGTATTTATGCCTCAAAATATTTAGAAGAGAATTTTGAATTTGATGATAGTTTAGAGATTATTGAGGGTGGTACATTAGGGTTTAAATTAATGACATTTTTTCAAGAGTATGATAATGTAATTATTTTAGATACTGTTTCAATTGAAGATAAAGCAGGGGAGATTTTTAGATTGCCTTCTGATGTATTATTAGGACTTGGACAATATAGAAAAACTGCCCATGAAGTTGAAATAGTAGAGATGCTAGAGATTTGCTCAGTTTTAGATAAACATGCAGAAGTAACTATTTTAGGAATAATACCAGAAGATATCGAAAGTGTTGATATTGGACTTACTAAAACAATTGAAGATAGATTTGATGAGTATATTGCACAAGCATTAAAAGAGTTAGAATCAGTTGGTATTAAGATGAAAAGAAAAGATAACAAATCAATCAAGCAAATTGCACAAGAGTTAATCGGAAGCTATAATGGTGAACACCTAAATAGAATTCCAAATGAGGAAGACACCACATGGAATTAA